The following coding sequences lie in one Thermomicrobium sp. 4228-Ro genomic window:
- the hemA gene encoding glutamyl-tRNA reductase: protein MQLASVAITHRTAPIEVRERLSFPSDRQVELLRDWRAVADEVVLVVTCHRTELYWVGRDADPQQSLQWLATRAGLPVEYLSRFAWCGSGMRVVRHLMRVAAGLDSRVVGETQILGQVRRARDLAHEVGALGPVTDRLFSLALAAGREARVRSGISGSDRSLARVALDEVERRLGDLARFTVLVLGAGETGRLVVSALRRYRPKAIWWSNRSNDRFPRWAHDDGLRLLYWTSWPNVLQEVDIVFVTTGAPEPVLTAAHLPSGVRAQLIVDLSVPRNVDPDVTRITGVTVITVDDLPEDVGGTDSRERWQRAELVVELFVQRFSRWYRAHALAPELAATQALLRATCGREIARAFRMAESDPARVSEVLQRAAESITGKVLAPVYHAIESDPEQAAATLRLLRSLR from the coding sequence ATGCAACTGGCGAGCGTCGCGATAACACATCGGACCGCGCCGATCGAGGTTCGAGAACGGCTCAGCTTTCCGTCCGATCGACAGGTGGAGCTGTTGCGTGATTGGCGAGCAGTCGCTGACGAGGTGGTACTGGTTGTCACCTGCCACCGGACGGAGTTGTACTGGGTAGGGCGCGATGCCGATCCCCAACAGAGTCTTCAGTGGCTGGCGACCCGAGCAGGACTACCAGTCGAGTATTTGAGTCGTTTCGCCTGGTGCGGCAGCGGGATGCGAGTGGTGCGGCACCTCATGCGGGTCGCAGCAGGCCTGGACTCGCGGGTCGTCGGAGAGACGCAGATCCTCGGCCAAGTGCGTCGGGCCCGTGACTTGGCGCACGAGGTGGGAGCGCTCGGGCCGGTAACGGATCGCTTGTTTTCGCTCGCGTTGGCAGCGGGGCGGGAGGCACGCGTCCGGAGCGGGATCAGCGGCAGCGATCGGTCGCTCGCTCGTGTTGCACTCGACGAGGTAGAGCGACGATTGGGAGATCTCGCGCGGTTCACGGTTCTCGTGCTCGGTGCTGGCGAGACAGGTCGACTCGTGGTGAGCGCACTGCGCCGGTATCGACCGAAAGCGATCTGGTGGAGCAATCGGTCGAATGACCGTTTCCCACGGTGGGCTCACGACGATGGTCTGCGGCTGCTCTACTGGACGAGCTGGCCGAACGTTCTTCAGGAGGTTGATATCGTCTTCGTCACTACTGGGGCGCCAGAGCCGGTGCTGACTGCCGCGCACCTACCGAGCGGTGTGCGGGCGCAGTTGATCGTCGACCTCAGTGTGCCGCGTAACGTCGATCCCGACGTTACCCGGATCACAGGCGTCACGGTGATCACTGTCGACGATCTACCGGAAGACGTTGGGGGAACCGATTCTCGGGAACGCTGGCAGCGCGCAGAACTCGTCGTCGAATTGTTCGTTCAGCGCTTCTCTCGCTGGTATCGTGCGCATGCACTCGCGCCGGAGCTGGCTGCGACACAAGCGTTGCTCCGAGCGACGTGCGGGCGGGAGATCGCCCGCGCGTTCCGGATGGCTGAGAGTGACCCGGCTCGCGTGTCCGAAGTCCTCCAACGCGCTGCCGAGAGCATCACTGGAAAAGTGCTCGCGCCAGTCTACCACGCCATCGAGAGCGATCCGGAGCAGGCTGCGGCGACCCTCCGCCTACTCCGCTCGTTGCGCTAG
- a CDS encoding glycosyltransferase family 2 protein, translating into MFVRRLGKVDEPQPVRTRERLGEALVARGLLSREQLERALDYQRRTGDRLGRILIALGYVRRQQLYQVLAELWGYPFVDLLCEPLDLHLARRFDPETLVQRRCFPVRVQGSEVWIATAEPPSRELEEFVQAVLGPVRVRPLVTTEWDIDHAIRRVFRDVVLDRASLGLYFRNPDESARQVLVRWQKILLWCVIAGLVFSLLVAPRLTAIVISAVVNGAMFAYVVFRFVVAMVGAQHEHVQAIQDDEVRALRDDELPMYTVLVPVYREANVVGHLIENLRRLDYPHSKLEILLLIEEDDVETLHAAKAARPPETVTFIVVPDGVPKTKPKACNVGLLFARGEFLTIYDAEDRPDPDQLKKAVVAFRKGPPELVCVQAALNYYNATENLLTRMFTLEYSDWFDYVLTGLDRLRLPIPLGGTSNHFRVDRLRELGGWDPFNVTEDADLGIRAAAHGYRVGVINSTTWEEANTRVGNWIRQRSRWIKGYLQTLLVHSRHPVRLVRTAGLRNTLAFILLIGGAPFAFLSLIPLWSLTLVWVITRTHAFDILFPPLVLYISLFNLLIGNGLMIYLGMMAGFKRRRYELIPFALLNPFYWVLHSIAAYKAVWQLITKPFYWEKTQHGLSRYLQSRPVAEHTS; encoded by the coding sequence GTGTTCGTCCGGCGGCTCGGCAAGGTCGATGAACCGCAGCCTGTTCGAACTCGAGAGCGGCTCGGTGAGGCGCTGGTCGCTCGCGGGCTCTTGAGCCGAGAGCAGCTCGAACGAGCGCTCGATTACCAGCGCCGGACTGGCGATCGACTCGGTCGCATCCTGATCGCACTCGGGTATGTGCGGCGCCAGCAGCTCTATCAGGTTTTGGCGGAGCTGTGGGGCTATCCCTTCGTCGATCTACTCTGTGAGCCCTTGGATCTGCATTTGGCACGTCGCTTCGATCCCGAGACCCTCGTGCAGCGCCGATGCTTCCCGGTACGGGTGCAAGGTAGCGAGGTTTGGATCGCGACCGCCGAGCCACCGAGTCGCGAGCTGGAGGAATTCGTGCAGGCCGTCCTCGGCCCCGTGCGGGTACGACCGCTCGTCACGACCGAATGGGATATCGACCACGCGATTCGCCGCGTCTTCCGGGACGTCGTCCTCGATCGCGCTTCGTTGGGGTTGTATTTCCGGAATCCCGACGAGAGTGCACGCCAGGTTCTGGTTCGCTGGCAAAAGATCCTCCTCTGGTGTGTCATCGCGGGACTGGTGTTCAGCCTGCTGGTGGCACCACGCCTGACCGCAATCGTCATCTCGGCGGTGGTCAACGGGGCCATGTTCGCCTACGTCGTGTTTCGCTTCGTTGTCGCGATGGTCGGTGCGCAACACGAGCACGTGCAGGCGATTCAGGACGACGAGGTGCGGGCACTCCGCGATGACGAGTTACCGATGTACACGGTACTCGTGCCGGTTTACAGAGAGGCGAACGTCGTCGGTCACCTCATCGAGAACCTGCGTCGGCTGGACTACCCACACAGTAAGTTGGAGATCTTGTTACTCATCGAAGAGGACGACGTCGAAACCCTGCACGCTGCGAAAGCTGCTCGGCCGCCCGAGACCGTGACGTTCATCGTGGTACCGGATGGGGTGCCGAAGACGAAGCCGAAGGCCTGCAATGTCGGCTTGCTGTTCGCACGGGGTGAGTTCCTGACAATCTACGATGCGGAAGATCGTCCGGATCCGGATCAACTGAAGAAAGCTGTCGTTGCCTTCCGAAAGGGGCCACCGGAACTCGTTTGCGTTCAGGCCGCGTTGAATTACTACAACGCAACAGAGAATCTGCTGACGCGGATGTTCACATTGGAGTACTCGGACTGGTTCGACTATGTCTTGACTGGTCTCGATCGGCTTCGCCTGCCGATCCCACTAGGTGGTACGAGTAACCACTTCCGAGTCGATCGGTTGCGGGAACTCGGTGGCTGGGATCCGTTCAACGTCACGGAGGATGCTGATCTCGGGATCAGAGCGGCCGCACACGGCTATCGAGTCGGGGTCATCAATTCGACGACGTGGGAGGAGGCGAACACCCGAGTCGGGAACTGGATTCGGCAAAGGTCACGCTGGATCAAGGGGTACCTGCAAACGCTGCTCGTCCATTCACGGCATCCGGTCCGTCTCGTCCGTACGGCAGGGTTACGGAACACGCTCGCTTTCATCTTGCTCATCGGTGGCGCACCATTCGCTTTCTTATCTTTGATACCGTTATGGTCTTTGACTTTGGTCTGGGTGATCACCCGTACCCATGCCTTCGATATCCTCTTTCCACCCTTGGTTCTCTACATCAGCCTCTTCAATCTCCTGATCGGGAACGGGCTGATGATCTATCTCGGCATGATGGCCGGATTCAAGCGGCGACGGTACGAGCTGATTCCGTTCGCGCTCCTGAACCCGTTCTACTGGGTTCTCCATTCGATCGCGGCCTACAAGGCAGTGTGGCAACTGATCACGAAACCGTTCTACTGGGAGAAGACACAGCATGGCCTCAGTCGTTATCTCCAGTCCCGGCCCGTTGCCGAGCACACCAGCTAG
- a CDS encoding penicillin acylase family protein, translated as MQDQLATHLARTLFRAVGRLVFARYLPIARGTVVVPGIEASVTIVRDHWGIPHIEAEAEHDAWFALGFCQAQDRTFQLEFLRRLVRGELAEVLGPPGLTFDRLARRVGFRRAALRQLPVIAHDVRAQVEAFLTGMRAGLKHGLRGRPLEFFLLRTEPQPWDVADVLALVKFLSFALASNWTSELVRLRVLLEDGPQALQALDPGLTDPEAVPRTLHGLANLDLDALVHQLDALRAFAGTIASNNWVIAGRRTRSGRPILANDPHWSPLLPSFWYLAHLRTPEWAIAGATLIGTPAFIAGQNGYAAWGVTAGLSDNTDLVLERLGPDGRSVLEGETPVPCLVHREPIHVRGQRPVTDLVLETRRGPIVSPALRDVPWALSLRAVWLDPLPVRGLLAMHRVRSFEEVEETFADWPHLPLNVVYADRTGRIGWLLAGTVPQRRRSTGFVPILGWENPEPWTGYVPADQLPRTVDPRDGFIATANNRPRIGENASWLGADFLDDYRVEGIARLLASRTDWTLGSTLAAQLDTYALHWEDLRERFLSVTPRDQGSRAALELLRAWDGYVRADSPAATVFELVVHQVARSLAQRKAPGSWRWVLGAGFHDSVGGTSWGVRRIGHLARVLTEPTGEWDDVDRAEAIATALSEVVRALAQRYGDDPHDWSWGSVRPLYLTHPLGAVPALRWLFDRGPLAIGGDANTINPGGVSAHDPLGAVQFIASLRFAVEIDDWDNARIVLAGGQAGHPLSPHYDDLLAHWLQGETVPLAWSEQAVNQVAAERLTLVPQ; from the coding sequence ATGCAGGACCAGCTCGCCACGCACCTCGCACGCACACTCTTCCGCGCAGTCGGTCGCCTCGTCTTCGCCCGGTATCTCCCGATCGCGCGCGGCACCGTGGTCGTACCCGGTATCGAAGCTTCGGTCACCATCGTGCGAGATCACTGGGGTATCCCGCACATCGAGGCAGAAGCCGAGCACGACGCGTGGTTCGCACTCGGCTTCTGCCAGGCACAAGACCGCACCTTCCAGCTGGAGTTCCTCCGTCGCCTGGTGCGCGGCGAGCTCGCCGAAGTGCTCGGCCCGCCGGGCCTCACCTTCGATCGCCTGGCCCGGCGAGTCGGTTTCCGTCGGGCTGCGCTGCGCCAACTCCCGGTGATCGCCCACGATGTCCGCGCCCAGGTCGAGGCGTTCCTCACCGGCATGCGGGCCGGACTGAAGCATGGGCTACGCGGCCGCCCGCTCGAGTTTTTCCTGCTCCGCACCGAGCCGCAGCCGTGGGACGTCGCTGACGTGCTCGCGCTCGTCAAATTTCTTTCCTTCGCGCTCGCCTCCAACTGGACATCGGAACTCGTCCGGCTTCGTGTTCTCCTCGAGGACGGGCCGCAAGCACTCCAGGCACTCGATCCCGGTCTGACCGATCCCGAAGCCGTGCCTCGCACGCTCCATGGTCTCGCGAACCTCGATCTCGACGCGCTCGTCCACCAGCTCGATGCACTCCGCGCGTTCGCAGGGACGATCGCCTCCAACAACTGGGTCATCGCCGGACGTCGCACGCGGAGCGGGCGCCCGATCCTCGCCAACGACCCGCACTGGTCACCGCTGCTTCCGTCGTTCTGGTACCTCGCGCATCTGCGGACGCCCGAGTGGGCGATCGCCGGTGCGACGCTCATCGGCACACCGGCGTTCATCGCCGGACAGAACGGCTACGCGGCCTGGGGCGTCACCGCCGGTTTGAGCGACAACACCGACCTCGTTCTCGAACGACTCGGTCCGGACGGTCGATCGGTTCTCGAAGGTGAGACGCCTGTGCCCTGCCTCGTCCACCGGGAACCCATTCATGTCCGGGGACAGCGGCCGGTCACGGACCTGGTTCTCGAAACGCGTCGTGGCCCGATCGTGAGTCCAGCATTGCGCGACGTTCCTTGGGCACTGTCGTTGCGCGCGGTTTGGCTCGATCCACTGCCGGTTCGGGGACTCCTCGCCATGCACCGCGTTCGCTCTTTCGAGGAGGTCGAGGAGACCTTCGCTGACTGGCCCCATCTCCCGCTCAACGTCGTCTACGCCGATCGCACTGGACGCATCGGCTGGTTGCTCGCTGGAACCGTTCCGCAACGACGACGATCGACAGGCTTCGTTCCCATCCTGGGCTGGGAAAATCCCGAACCCTGGACCGGCTACGTCCCGGCAGACCAGCTTCCACGAACTGTCGATCCACGGGATGGGTTCATCGCTACGGCCAACAACCGTCCGCGAATCGGGGAAAACGCGAGCTGGCTCGGAGCAGACTTTCTCGACGATTACCGCGTCGAAGGCATCGCTCGTCTTCTCGCCAGCCGTACCGACTGGACGCTCGGCAGCACCCTCGCCGCCCAACTCGATACCTATGCCCTGCATTGGGAAGATCTCCGCGAGCGGTTTCTCTCCGTCACCCCGCGCGATCAGGGGAGTCGAGCGGCCCTGGAACTCCTGCGCGCCTGGGACGGGTATGTACGCGCGGACAGCCCCGCGGCAACGGTCTTCGAGCTGGTAGTCCATCAGGTGGCGCGCTCTCTGGCCCAGCGCAAGGCGCCCGGCAGCTGGCGCTGGGTTCTCGGTGCCGGATTTCACGATTCGGTCGGCGGAACGAGCTGGGGCGTTCGGCGGATCGGACACCTCGCACGTGTCCTCACCGAACCCACCGGCGAGTGGGACGATGTCGATCGCGCCGAGGCGATCGCCACTGCGCTCAGCGAGGTCGTGCGTGCACTGGCACAGCGGTACGGAGACGATCCGCACGACTGGTCGTGGGGAAGCGTGCGCCCGTTGTACCTCACGCATCCCTTGGGCGCTGTTCCCGCGCTCCGCTGGCTGTTCGACCGCGGGCCACTGGCCATCGGTGGTGACGCCAACACCATCAATCCCGGTGGCGTTTCGGCTCATGATCCGTTGGGAGCAGTGCAGTTCATCGCATCGCTGCGCTTCGCCGTAGAGATCGACGATTGGGACAACGCGCGCATCGTCCTAGCTGGCGGGCAAGCCGGACACCCCCTATCCCCGCACTATGACGATCTTCTCGCCCATTGGCTGCAGGGCGAGACGGTGCCGCTGGCCTGGTCCGAACAGGCGGTGAACCAGGTCGCTGCCGAGCGACTGACACTTGTGCCACAGTGA
- a CDS encoding DMT family transporter, translating to MSKKHGRPGSSSRKCSASASTSTSRSQAASKASEAFWTGTRLAALTARSQQAGPSKTAPLWILAAAVLWGTTGTALALAPQGAHPIAVGTLRLLIGGPLLLLFFRPFRRLANTAIPGLLTASLAIAFYQPAFFLGVRTNGVAIGTLVAIGSAPLFAAALQVPLERHRPTIAWCLATLSTIAGLAILVQPNTDRPIHPLGLLASLSAGCAYALFVLATRRCVAAGVPAHHVVAIAFTTAALLLVPTLTWYSPVWVTTRRGLVIVLHLGIVATALAYILFARGVSRTPAATTATLSLAEPLTASLLATLVLGEPFGAARAFGALLLLSGLAFLALGDDPRTVFGVKRIAFVERLTVSRRR from the coding sequence GTGTCGAAGAAGCACGGGCGGCCTGGCTCCAGCTCAAGGAAATGCTCCGCGTCGGCGTCTACCTCGACCAGCCGCAGCCAAGCGGCGTCGAAGGCGAGTGAGGCTTTCTGGACCGGGACTCGTCTCGCCGCACTGACCGCACGCAGCCAGCAAGCGGGGCCGTCGAAAACGGCCCCGCTCTGGATTCTGGCCGCTGCTGTCCTGTGGGGCACGACGGGAACAGCCCTCGCCCTTGCGCCCCAGGGAGCTCACCCGATCGCCGTCGGTACGCTGCGGCTTCTCATCGGTGGACCGTTGCTCCTGCTCTTCTTTCGTCCATTCCGACGTCTTGCGAACACCGCGATCCCTGGCTTGCTCACTGCGAGTCTCGCGATCGCCTTCTACCAACCCGCCTTCTTCCTTGGGGTGCGTACCAACGGCGTCGCGATCGGCACACTCGTGGCGATCGGCAGTGCACCGCTCTTCGCAGCTGCCCTGCAGGTTCCGCTCGAGCGACACCGACCGACCATCGCCTGGTGCCTCGCCACGCTCTCGACGATCGCTGGTTTGGCGATCCTCGTGCAGCCGAACACCGATCGTCCCATCCATCCGCTCGGACTCCTCGCCAGCCTCAGTGCCGGTTGCGCCTACGCGCTCTTCGTTCTGGCGACTCGCCGGTGCGTTGCGGCAGGTGTCCCAGCTCACCATGTCGTCGCGATCGCCTTCACCACTGCAGCGCTGCTGCTCGTGCCGACGCTCACCTGGTACTCTCCGGTCTGGGTTACCACGCGGCGTGGCCTCGTCATCGTGCTGCATCTCGGAATCGTCGCGACCGCGCTGGCCTACATACTTTTTGCACGCGGCGTCTCGCGTACCCCTGCAGCGACGACAGCGACCCTTTCACTCGCCGAACCCCTCACCGCGAGCCTTCTCGCGACACTCGTTCTCGGCGAGCCGTTCGGTGCGGCGCGCGCGTTCGGTGCCCTTCTCCTCCTCAGTGGCCTTGCGTTCCTCGCGCTCGGCGACGATCCCCGAACGGTGTTCGGTGTCAAGCGCATCGCATTCGTCGAACGTCTGACCGTTTCGAGGAGGCGATAA
- a CDS encoding acetate--CoA ligase, whose amino-acid sequence MQVVNPIVSHWRQQGLDDPVSFWARAAEKAFWFRTWDEPFVWEPPTFRWFVGGQTNLSYAALDRHVHAGRGGQAALIAETEWGERRTYTYAQLWRLVRRIAAALHGLGIQRGDRIGIYMPTCPEAIALMLAATRIGAIHIVVFAGFGAGALADRLGMAGARAVFTADVTWRRGREVRLKEIVDQALASGLPSVERVVVLRRGASEPPMTAGRDIWWDDFLSLADGQSDSHEVMESNEPAFILATSGTTAKPKLAIHTHGPYQVGITSTGQWCHGLRAGDVWWATSDIGWIVGHSYIVYAPLLLGATTIAFEGALDHPSPETPYRIIEENGITGIFTSPTAVRLLMKYGSEPARKYDLSSVERVVCAGEVLNPPAWEWLQKDVFHDRIPVIDHWWQTETAGPVVGNPYGIAMLPIKPGSASLPLPGMDVAVVRPEDGTPCRPGERGVVIIRRPFPGLTPGLWGEPERYARDYWQRIPGVYFTGDAASVDEDGYFWFAGRADEIIKIADHRIGTIEVESAFLRHPAVAEAGVTGRPDPLRGEVISAFITLKQGYEPSPELERELIETVRRELGPVAVIGEINFVRALPKTRSGKIMRRVLKAVILDRDPGDISTIEEEGSVEEARAAWLQLKEMLRVGVYLDQPQPSGVEGE is encoded by the coding sequence ATGCAGGTCGTGAACCCGATCGTCAGTCATTGGCGCCAGCAAGGACTCGACGATCCGGTCAGCTTCTGGGCCCGGGCAGCTGAGAAAGCGTTCTGGTTCCGGACGTGGGACGAACCCTTTGTCTGGGAACCACCGACCTTCCGCTGGTTCGTCGGTGGACAGACCAATTTGAGTTACGCCGCGCTCGATCGACACGTCCATGCTGGTCGCGGCGGGCAAGCTGCGCTGATCGCTGAAACCGAATGGGGCGAGCGCCGCACCTACACCTACGCGCAGCTCTGGCGTCTCGTCCGGCGTATCGCTGCCGCACTCCACGGGCTCGGCATCCAGCGCGGCGACCGTATCGGTATCTACATGCCCACGTGCCCTGAGGCCATCGCACTGATGCTTGCCGCAACGCGAATCGGCGCCATCCACATCGTGGTGTTCGCCGGGTTCGGCGCTGGTGCACTCGCTGACCGGCTCGGCATGGCCGGTGCGCGTGCGGTGTTTACCGCCGACGTGACCTGGCGCCGGGGACGCGAGGTCCGGCTCAAGGAGATCGTCGATCAGGCACTGGCGAGCGGCCTGCCGAGTGTCGAGCGTGTCGTCGTCCTGCGCCGGGGTGCGAGCGAGCCCCCGATGACTGCGGGACGGGACATCTGGTGGGACGACTTCCTTTCCCTCGCGGACGGGCAGAGCGACAGCCACGAAGTCATGGAATCGAACGAGCCCGCGTTCATCCTCGCCACATCGGGAACGACCGCCAAGCCGAAGCTCGCCATCCACACGCACGGCCCCTACCAGGTCGGCATCACCAGCACTGGGCAGTGGTGTCACGGTCTCCGCGCCGGCGACGTCTGGTGGGCAACGTCGGATATCGGCTGGATCGTCGGTCACAGTTATATCGTCTATGCACCGCTGCTCTTGGGTGCGACGACGATCGCGTTCGAGGGAGCGCTCGATCATCCGTCACCGGAAACACCCTATCGAATCATCGAAGAGAACGGTATCACCGGCATCTTCACCTCGCCGACCGCCGTCCGGCTGCTCATGAAGTACGGTTCGGAGCCAGCGCGCAAGTACGACCTCTCCTCGGTCGAGCGCGTTGTCTGCGCTGGCGAAGTCCTCAACCCACCGGCGTGGGAGTGGCTGCAGAAGGACGTGTTCCATGACCGTATCCCGGTCATCGATCACTGGTGGCAGACCGAAACAGCTGGCCCGGTCGTCGGCAACCCATACGGCATCGCCATGCTCCCGATCAAGCCCGGTTCGGCTAGCCTCCCGCTACCGGGTATGGACGTCGCGGTCGTTCGACCGGAGGACGGAACGCCGTGTCGACCGGGAGAACGCGGCGTCGTGATCATCCGCCGTCCGTTCCCGGGGCTGACACCAGGTCTCTGGGGCGAGCCGGAACGGTATGCCCGCGACTACTGGCAGCGCATCCCGGGCGTGTACTTCACCGGTGACGCCGCTTCGGTCGATGAAGACGGCTACTTCTGGTTCGCCGGCCGAGCCGACGAGATCATCAAGATCGCGGACCACCGGATCGGTACGATCGAAGTGGAGAGCGCTTTCCTCCGCCATCCGGCCGTCGCTGAAGCAGGGGTCACGGGCCGTCCGGATCCTCTCCGCGGTGAGGTGATCAGCGCCTTCATCACGCTCAAGCAGGGATACGAGCCTTCTCCCGAGTTGGAACGCGAGTTGATCGAGACAGTCCGGCGCGAACTCGGTCCAGTGGCTGTAATCGGCGAGATCAACTTCGTTCGCGCCCTCCCCAAGACGCGGAGCGGTAAGATCATGCGGCGGGTCCTGAAGGCTGTGATTCTCGACCGTGATCCGGGCGATATTTCGACGATCGAAGAAGAGGGCAGTGTCGAAGAAGCACGGGCGGCCTGGCTCCAGCTCAAGGAAATGCTCCGCGTCGGCGTCTACCTCGACCAGCCGCAGCCAAGCGGCGTCGAAGGCGAGTGA
- a CDS encoding putative nucleotidyltransferase substrate binding domain-containing protein yields the protein MEDVVLGSVVEFLRRTPPFQFLSEERLRELAKRVEVHFFPRGTVVIRRRERPPEYLWVVVRGGIKKSLRSATGEEHVFEVASEGDLVGVLSSVDGVEGQLDDIAIEDTVCYAIPRRVVEELIASEPAVAQFFLGALREWVRASLTVLERHEEPGDGTFVLSAPCRAVARRPLLTCLPELSVREAARRMSAERVNSIVVIDNDGNGLGIVTDWDLRERVVAAGRSLETPVSEVMSTPLATIDADRLLLEAVRMMIARRINHLVVTEEGKPFGMLTAFDLLVQQGTSALFLARAIERETRTERLAQVLEHAQLQLLPFLLSRGIRASEIAQLVSEVNDRVIARVLELLEQELGRPPVPYCWLVFGSEGRREQTIRTDQDNGILYADPPAGEADQVRGYFERLGQWAVERLVALGFPPCPGRYSADNPEWVQPLSSWQRKFRNWMAVPEPQSVLNSLIVFDFRGVRGELALATALREFVRQELSHSPRFLFHVAAVSTAQPPPLGFLGRFVVERSGEHKNQLDLKMGGTGAIVNLVRLFALEHGVEETNTLARLLALLEVQAIERQLADDLAQAFEFLLGLRLRMQLDQLQRGERPSNHVDPRQLSTLDRTLLKEAFRVIGRAQAVVRERFHLEQAGE from the coding sequence GTGGAGGACGTCGTTCTTGGAAGTGTGGTCGAGTTCCTACGCCGAACACCCCCCTTCCAGTTTCTCAGCGAGGAGCGCTTGCGCGAACTGGCGAAACGTGTCGAGGTGCACTTCTTCCCGCGGGGGACAGTCGTCATCCGTCGTCGCGAGCGTCCGCCAGAATACCTTTGGGTCGTGGTCCGGGGTGGCATCAAGAAGTCACTTCGTTCAGCGACCGGCGAGGAACACGTGTTCGAAGTCGCCAGTGAGGGCGATCTGGTCGGTGTCCTCTCCTCTGTCGATGGTGTCGAAGGGCAACTCGACGATATCGCGATCGAGGATACAGTCTGCTACGCTATTCCCCGTCGAGTGGTGGAGGAACTCATCGCCTCGGAGCCGGCGGTCGCGCAGTTTTTCCTCGGTGCACTCAGGGAGTGGGTCCGTGCGAGCCTGACAGTTCTCGAACGGCACGAGGAGCCGGGGGATGGAACCTTCGTCCTGTCGGCACCCTGTCGCGCTGTTGCGCGACGACCGCTCTTGACGTGCTTACCCGAGCTCTCGGTACGCGAAGCCGCTCGACGGATGAGTGCGGAGCGTGTCAACTCGATCGTCGTCATCGACAACGACGGCAACGGCCTCGGGATCGTCACCGACTGGGATCTCCGCGAGCGCGTGGTCGCGGCTGGCCGCTCGCTGGAAACACCGGTCAGTGAAGTCATGAGTACACCGCTCGCGACGATCGATGCTGACCGTCTGCTGCTGGAAGCGGTGCGAATGATGATTGCGAGGCGCATCAATCACCTCGTGGTGACGGAAGAAGGTAAACCGTTCGGGATGCTCACCGCTTTCGACCTACTCGTCCAGCAGGGGACGAGTGCGCTCTTTCTGGCACGGGCGATCGAACGTGAGACGCGAACCGAGCGCCTGGCGCAGGTGCTGGAACACGCACAGCTTCAGCTTCTTCCCTTTCTGCTTTCACGCGGCATCCGGGCGTCGGAGATCGCGCAATTGGTAAGCGAGGTGAACGACCGGGTGATCGCTCGTGTCCTCGAGCTGCTCGAGCAAGAGCTGGGACGCCCTCCGGTTCCGTACTGCTGGCTCGTTTTCGGGAGCGAAGGGCGACGCGAGCAGACGATTCGAACCGATCAGGACAACGGAATCCTGTATGCTGATCCACCAGCAGGTGAGGCAGACCAGGTGCGTGGCTACTTCGAGCGTCTCGGCCAGTGGGCTGTCGAACGTCTCGTTGCGCTCGGTTTCCCGCCGTGTCCTGGTCGCTATTCGGCTGACAACCCGGAGTGGGTGCAGCCGCTCAGCAGCTGGCAGCGCAAGTTCCGCAACTGGATGGCGGTACCGGAGCCACAATCCGTCCTGAACTCCTTGATCGTCTTCGATTTTCGAGGCGTCCGTGGTGAACTCGCGCTGGCAACGGCGTTGCGTGAGTTCGTACGACAGGAGTTATCTCACAGTCCGCGCTTCCTCTTCCATGTGGCAGCTGTTTCGACTGCTCAACCTCCCCCGCTCGGTTTTCTCGGACGTTTCGTCGTCGAGCGGTCCGGCGAGCACAAGAATCAGCTCGACTTGAAGATGGGTGGAACTGGTGCCATCGTCAATCTCGTGCGTCTTTTCGCGCTCGAGCACGGTGTCGAAGAGACAAATACACTGGCGCGTTTGCTTGCCTTGCTGGAGGTACAGGCGATCGAACGTCAACTCGCAGATGACCTCGCACAGGCGTTCGAGTTCTTGCTCGGCCTGCGGCTGCGCATGCAGCTCGATCAGTTGCAACGTGGCGAGAGGCCGTCGAACCACGTCGATCCACGCCAGCTGTCTACCCTGGACCGGACCCTCCTCAAGGAAGCGTTTCGGGTGATTGGGCGGGCACAAGCGGTTGTCCGCGAGCGGTTCCATCTTGAACAGGCGGGAGAATGA